From one Actinopolyspora saharensis genomic stretch:
- the aceE gene encoding pyruvate dehydrogenase (acetyl-transferring), homodimeric type, with translation MATQLPDIDPEETDEWLESFDSALSAAGKQRARYLMLRLLQRAGEQGVGVPSLTSTDYVNTIPTELEPWFPGDEETERRYRAWMRWNAAVMVHRAQRPGIGVGGHISSFASSASLYEVGFNWFFRGKDDPGGGDHLYIQGHASPGIYARAFLEGRLSEEQLDGFRQEYSHAGPGGGLPSYPHPRSMPEFWEFPTVSMGLSPMNAIAQARFNRYLRDRGIKDTSRQHVWAFLGDGEMNEPESRGMLQVAANEGLDNLTFVINCNLQQLDGPVRGNGKIVQELEAFFRGAGWNVIKVIWGREWDPLLHADRDGALINLMNSTPDGDYQTYKANDGAFVREHFFGRDPRTKDMVKDYTDDQIWGLRRGGHDYRKLYAAYRAALEHHGQPTVILAKTIKGYGLGAHFEGRNATHQMKKLALDDLKLFRDSLRIPISDAQLDENPYLPPYYHPGAEAPEIQYLRQRREKLGGYLPERRTPAKPLVLPGDKVYDVVRQGSGKQEVATTMAFVRLLKELAKDSEVGPRLVPIIPDEARTFGMDSMFPSQKIYNPAGQNYTPVDYQLMLAYRESDQGQILHEGINEAGSVASFTAAGTSYATHGEPMIPVYVFYSMFGFQRTGDGLWAAGDQMTRGFLLGATAGRTTLVGEGLQHADGHSLLVAATNPAVVSYDPAWAFELAHIVRDGLRRMYGEAAENVFYYLTVYNEPYQQPPEPDGLDVEGLLRGLYRYRRAEQDSGLRAQILVSGVAMPEGLRAQELLRDEWGVAADVWSATSWTELRREAERVDQDDLFAPEEGSGQPHVTRVLRDEPGPVVAVSDWMRAVPDLIRPWVPTDMTTLGADGFGFSDTRPAARRVFRVDAESTVVATLAALARRGEVERSRVTEAAERYRITDPQAAGPQLSESGDA, from the coding sequence ATGGCCACGCAGCTCCCGGACATCGACCCGGAGGAAACCGACGAGTGGCTCGAGTCCTTCGACTCGGCGTTGTCCGCCGCGGGCAAGCAGCGCGCCCGGTACCTGATGCTGCGGCTGCTCCAGCGAGCCGGTGAGCAAGGAGTCGGAGTTCCCTCGCTGACCAGCACCGACTACGTCAACACCATTCCGACCGAACTCGAACCGTGGTTCCCCGGCGACGAGGAGACCGAACGGCGCTACCGGGCCTGGATGCGCTGGAACGCGGCCGTGATGGTGCACCGCGCGCAACGCCCCGGAATCGGCGTGGGCGGGCACATATCCTCCTTCGCCTCCTCGGCCAGCCTCTACGAGGTCGGTTTCAACTGGTTCTTCCGGGGCAAGGACGACCCGGGCGGCGGGGATCACCTCTACATCCAGGGACACGCCTCCCCCGGCATATACGCTCGCGCCTTCCTCGAAGGCCGCCTCTCGGAGGAGCAGCTCGACGGATTCCGCCAGGAGTACTCGCACGCGGGACCGGGCGGTGGTCTGCCCTCCTACCCGCACCCCAGGTCGATGCCGGAGTTCTGGGAGTTCCCCACCGTGTCGATGGGGCTCTCCCCGATGAACGCGATCGCCCAGGCCCGGTTCAACCGGTACCTGCGGGACCGGGGGATCAAGGACACCAGCAGGCAGCACGTCTGGGCGTTCCTCGGCGACGGGGAGATGAACGAGCCGGAGTCCCGCGGCATGCTCCAGGTCGCCGCGAACGAGGGCCTGGACAACCTCACGTTCGTGATCAACTGCAACCTGCAGCAACTGGACGGCCCAGTCCGGGGCAACGGGAAGATCGTCCAGGAGCTGGAGGCGTTCTTCCGCGGGGCGGGCTGGAACGTGATAAAGGTCATCTGGGGACGCGAGTGGGACCCGCTGCTGCACGCGGACCGGGACGGCGCGCTGATCAACCTGATGAACAGCACCCCGGACGGGGACTACCAGACCTACAAGGCCAACGACGGCGCGTTCGTGCGCGAGCACTTCTTCGGGAGGGACCCGCGCACCAAGGACATGGTCAAGGACTACACCGACGACCAGATCTGGGGGCTGCGCAGGGGCGGACACGACTACCGCAAGCTCTACGCCGCGTACAGGGCCGCGCTGGAGCACCACGGGCAGCCGACGGTCATCCTGGCCAAGACCATCAAGGGCTACGGGCTCGGGGCGCACTTCGAGGGCCGCAACGCCACCCACCAGATGAAGAAGCTCGCGCTGGACGACCTCAAGCTGTTCCGCGACAGCCTGCGCATCCCGATATCGGACGCCCAGCTGGACGAGAACCCCTACCTGCCGCCCTACTACCACCCGGGAGCGGAGGCTCCCGAGATCCAGTACCTGCGGCAGCGGCGCGAGAAGCTCGGCGGCTACCTCCCGGAGCGCCGCACCCCGGCCAAGCCCCTGGTTCTTCCCGGCGACAAGGTCTACGACGTCGTGCGGCAGGGCTCCGGCAAGCAGGAGGTCGCCACGACCATGGCGTTCGTCCGCCTGCTGAAGGAGCTCGCCAAGGACTCCGAGGTGGGCCCGCGGCTGGTTCCGATCATCCCGGACGAGGCCCGCACCTTCGGGATGGACTCGATGTTCCCCTCCCAGAAGATCTACAACCCCGCGGGCCAGAACTACACGCCGGTGGACTACCAGCTGATGCTCGCCTACCGGGAGAGCGACCAGGGACAGATCCTGCACGAGGGCATCAACGAGGCGGGATCGGTGGCCTCGTTCACCGCGGCCGGGACGAGCTACGCCACGCACGGCGAGCCCATGATCCCGGTCTACGTCTTCTACTCGATGTTCGGCTTCCAGCGCACCGGGGACGGGCTCTGGGCCGCGGGCGACCAGATGACGCGGGGTTTCCTGCTCGGGGCCACTGCGGGCCGCACCACGCTCGTGGGCGAGGGCCTGCAGCACGCGGACGGGCACTCGCTGCTGGTCGCGGCGACCAATCCGGCCGTGGTGTCCTACGACCCCGCCTGGGCGTTCGAGCTGGCCCACATCGTCCGGGACGGCCTGCGCAGGATGTACGGCGAGGCAGCCGAGAACGTCTTCTACTACCTCACCGTCTACAACGAGCCGTACCAGCAGCCCCCGGAACCGGACGGTCTCGACGTGGAGGGACTGCTGCGCGGGCTGTACCGCTACCGGCGGGCGGAGCAGGACTCCGGGCTCCGGGCGCAGATCCTGGTCTCGGGGGTGGCCATGCCCGAGGGGCTGCGCGCCCAGGAGCTGCTGCGCGACGAGTGGGGGGTGGCCGCCGACGTCTGGTCGGCCACCTCCTGGACCGAACTGCGCCGCGAGGCCGAGCGCGTCGACCAGGACGACCTGTTCGCCCCGGAGGAGGGAAGCGGGCAACCGCACGTCACCCGCGTGCTGCGCGACGAGCCCGGGCCGGTGGTCGCGGTTAGCGACTGGATGCGCGCGGTGCCGGACCTCATCAGGCCGTGGGTGCCCACGGACATGACCACCCTGGGTGCGGACGGCTTCGGGTTCTCCGACACCAGGCCCGCCGCACGGCGGGTCTTCCGGGTCGACGCGGAGTCGACGGTGGTGGCCACGCTGGCGGCGCTGGCCCGACGGGGCGAGGTCGAGCGCTCCCGGGTCACCGAAGCGGCCGAGCGGTACCGCATAACCGATCCGCAGGCCGCCGGACCCCAGCTCTCCGAGTCCGGGGACGCCTGA
- a CDS encoding DUF3263 domain-containing protein — protein sequence MNDTDRAILDFESEWWRHSGTKERLVQERFGLSATRYYQRLNRLLDDPEALEQAPALVNRLLRVRDRGTARGPDEPTRSTAEDEHDDPRG from the coding sequence GTGAACGACACCGACCGGGCCATCCTCGACTTCGAGAGCGAGTGGTGGCGGCACTCCGGTACCAAGGAGCGGCTCGTCCAGGAGCGGTTCGGCTTATCCGCCACCAGGTACTACCAGCGGTTGAACCGGCTGCTGGACGACCCGGAGGCGCTCGAGCAGGCACCCGCCCTCGTCAACAGGCTGCTGCGGGTGCGGGACCGCGGGACGGCGCGGGGGCCGGACGAGCCCACGCGGTCCACCGCGGAGGACGAGCACGACGACCCGCGGGGCTGA
- a CDS encoding PucR family transcriptional regulator, whose amino-acid sequence MQGGDEENGASGSAGTELSASTLRRLERASGGLATASITAMEQRLPWFSRLPADQRSNVLLVTQTGVSNFVSWLQDPTEAIRLTAEAFRAAPRDLSRWVSLRQTLEMVRTAIDVFEQRLPDLAKDDAERVLLTESILRYTREIAFAAATSYAAAAEARGAWDARLEALVVDGIVRGDAEESLLSRAAALGWEPSSEATVLVGSAPSDDPPSIVYQVRSRAARAGRSVLLGVQGSRLVVVFGEASDGRAVRDPAATLAEAFGEGPVVVGPTVASLAEAHRSAGDAMSGLRAVVAWPDAPRPVASADLLPERALAGDPEAERLMVEGIVLPLTDSGGALMETLDTYLEVGGVLESCARKLYVHPNTVRYRLRRISEVTGRTPSNPRGAHTLRVALGVGRLAKSRGLW is encoded by the coding sequence ATGCAGGGCGGGGACGAGGAGAACGGCGCTTCGGGTTCGGCCGGGACCGAGCTGTCGGCCAGCACCCTACGACGGTTGGAACGCGCCTCCGGTGGCCTGGCCACCGCGAGCATCACCGCCATGGAGCAGCGGCTCCCGTGGTTCTCCAGACTTCCCGCCGATCAGCGCTCCAACGTGCTGCTGGTCACCCAGACCGGGGTCTCCAACTTCGTCTCCTGGCTGCAGGACCCCACCGAGGCCATCCGGCTCACCGCCGAGGCCTTCCGCGCCGCCCCGCGGGACCTCTCGCGCTGGGTGAGCCTGCGCCAGACGCTCGAGATGGTCCGCACGGCCATCGACGTGTTCGAGCAGCGACTCCCCGACCTGGCCAAGGACGACGCCGAGCGGGTGCTGCTGACGGAGTCGATCCTGCGCTACACGCGCGAGATAGCCTTCGCCGCCGCCACCTCCTACGCTGCCGCGGCCGAGGCCAGGGGCGCCTGGGACGCGCGACTGGAAGCCCTCGTCGTCGACGGGATCGTCCGCGGCGACGCGGAGGAGTCCCTGCTCTCCCGTGCGGCCGCGCTCGGCTGGGAGCCCTCCTCGGAGGCCACCGTGCTCGTGGGCAGCGCCCCCTCCGACGACCCCCCGAGCATCGTCTACCAGGTGCGCAGCAGGGCCGCCCGCGCCGGGAGGTCGGTGCTGCTCGGCGTGCAGGGGAGCAGGCTGGTCGTGGTGTTCGGCGAGGCCTCGGACGGGCGCGCGGTGCGGGACCCGGCGGCCACGCTCGCGGAGGCCTTCGGCGAGGGGCCCGTCGTCGTCGGTCCCACAGTCGCCAGCCTGGCCGAGGCGCACCGCTCGGCCGGGGACGCCATGTCGGGGCTGCGCGCGGTGGTGGCCTGGCCCGACGCCCCGCGCCCGGTGGCGTCGGCGGACCTGCTGCCGGAGCGCGCGCTGGCCGGGGATCCGGAAGCCGAGCGGCTGATGGTCGAGGGGATCGTGCTCCCGCTGACCGATTCGGGAGGGGCCCTCATGGAGACCCTGGACACCTACCTCGAGGTCGGGGGCGTGCTGGAGAGCTGTGCGCGCAAGCTGTACGTGCACCCGAACACGGTCCGCTACCGGCTGCGGCGGATCTCGGAGGTCACGGGACGCACCCCCTCGAACCCCCGCGGAGCGCACACCCTGCGGGTGGCGCTGGGGGTGGGCAGGCTCGCCAAGTCGCGCGGACTCTGGTGA
- a CDS encoding ACP S-malonyltransferase codes for MIALLAPGQGAQTPGMLQPWLELDGTEQRLTEWSEITGLDLIRLGTTADAEEIKDTSVTQPLVVANALLAAEQLEKQLGGLPQDLPVAGHSIGELAAAALAGVLDFSEAMSLAAVRGREMAAACAFEPTGMSAVLGGSPEEVLSRLSELDLQPANRNGAGQIVAAGRSEALEKLAAEPPEGSRVRPLAVAGAFHTAFMSPAREALSTHANKLSPENARRPMLSNADGAALTDGSEILRRLVDQVTRPVRWDSCMATLDERGVTSVIELPPAGTLSGMVRRELKGTQAVAVKTPADLDKATNALASHGQTDSENDS; via the coding sequence GTGATCGCGCTGCTAGCTCCCGGCCAGGGCGCCCAGACGCCCGGCATGCTCCAACCGTGGTTGGAACTGGACGGAACAGAGCAACGTCTGACCGAGTGGTCCGAGATCACCGGTCTCGACCTGATCCGGCTCGGTACCACCGCGGACGCCGAAGAGATCAAGGACACCTCGGTAACCCAGCCCCTGGTGGTGGCCAACGCGCTGCTCGCCGCCGAGCAGCTGGAGAAACAGCTGGGTGGCCTTCCGCAGGACCTCCCCGTGGCGGGTCACTCCATCGGCGAGCTGGCCGCGGCCGCGCTCGCCGGAGTGCTCGACTTCTCCGAGGCGATGTCCCTCGCCGCGGTGCGCGGCAGGGAGATGGCCGCGGCGTGCGCCTTCGAACCGACCGGCATGTCGGCGGTGCTCGGAGGTTCTCCGGAGGAGGTGCTCTCCCGGCTGTCCGAGCTCGATCTGCAACCGGCCAACCGCAACGGAGCCGGACAGATCGTGGCCGCGGGCCGCTCGGAGGCCCTCGAGAAGCTCGCCGCCGAGCCGCCCGAGGGCAGCAGGGTGCGTCCCCTGGCGGTCGCGGGTGCCTTCCACACGGCGTTCATGTCCCCCGCGCGGGAGGCTCTCTCGACCCACGCGAACAAGCTCTCCCCGGAGAACGCGCGGCGCCCGATGCTGTCCAACGCGGACGGCGCCGCGCTGACCGACGGCTCGGAGATACTGCGCAGGCTGGTCGACCAGGTCACCCGGCCCGTTCGCTGGGACTCCTGCATGGCCACGCTCGACGAGCGCGGTGTGACCTCCGTGATCGAGCTTCCCCCCGCCGGAACCCTGTCGGGCATGGTCCGCCGGGAGCTCAAGGGCACCCAGGCGGTCGCCGTGAAGACACCCGCCGACCTGGACAAGGCCACGAACGCGCTGGCCTCCCACGGCCAGACCGATTCGGAGAACGACTCGTGA
- a CDS encoding beta-ketoacyl-ACP synthase III gives MSKTSTLSLTEGPNATRVVGFGSAQGNRVVTNDDLARIVDTNDEWIQQRVGIVSRRLGEDHQTVVSMAVEAGSKAIADAGLSPADVDQVIIATCTMPGPIPNAAAQVADQIGIKAPGAFDLNAACAGFCYGLNTASDFIRAGSARNVLVIGAERFQEWLDWQDRANCIIFADGAGAAVVSPAEQPSIGPATLGSAGDMVDTIYLRENRYIYQEGQTVFRWATSEVAPVASRAVERAGLQLSDVDALVAHQANLRIVEAIAKKLQNQGARDDLVVARDIVHSGNTSAASIPLAIDHMRSAGEINSGDVLLLVGFGAGLSYAGQVIICP, from the coding sequence GTGAGCAAGACGTCGACACTGAGCCTCACCGAAGGCCCCAACGCCACGCGGGTCGTGGGGTTCGGTAGCGCGCAGGGCAACCGGGTCGTCACCAACGACGACCTGGCGCGCATCGTGGACACCAACGACGAGTGGATCCAGCAGCGCGTCGGCATCGTCAGCCGCAGGCTCGGCGAGGACCACCAGACCGTGGTGAGCATGGCCGTCGAGGCAGGCTCCAAGGCGATCGCCGACGCGGGGCTGTCCCCCGCCGATGTGGACCAGGTGATCATCGCCACCTGCACGATGCCGGGACCGATCCCGAACGCCGCCGCCCAGGTCGCCGACCAGATCGGCATCAAGGCCCCGGGGGCGTTCGATCTCAACGCGGCCTGCGCGGGGTTCTGCTACGGCCTCAACACCGCCTCGGACTTCATACGTGCCGGTTCGGCGCGCAACGTCCTGGTGATCGGGGCCGAGCGCTTCCAGGAGTGGCTCGACTGGCAGGACAGGGCGAACTGCATCATCTTCGCCGACGGCGCGGGTGCGGCCGTGGTCTCCCCCGCCGAGCAGCCGTCCATCGGACCGGCCACGCTCGGCAGCGCGGGCGACATGGTCGACACCATCTACCTGCGCGAGAACCGCTACATCTACCAGGAGGGGCAGACCGTCTTCCGCTGGGCGACCTCGGAAGTGGCCCCCGTGGCCAGCCGCGCGGTGGAACGGGCCGGTCTGCAGCTGTCCGACGTGGACGCGCTGGTGGCCCACCAGGCCAACCTGCGCATCGTCGAGGCCATCGCCAAGAAGCTGCAGAACCAGGGAGCCCGTGACGACCTCGTGGTCGCCCGTGACATCGTGCATTCCGGCAACACGTCGGCCGCGTCCATCCCGCTGGCGATCGACCACATGCGGTCGGCCGGGGAGATAAACAGCGGGGACGTGCTGCTGCTGGTCGGCTTCGGGGCAGGGTTGTCCTACGCGGGCCAAGTGATCATCTGTCCGTGA
- a CDS encoding acyl carrier protein has product MANEEITQGLATIVEEVAGVDAEEVSVEKSFVDDLDIDSLSMVEIAVQAEDKFGVKIPDDELANLKTVGDAVDYIVKNA; this is encoded by the coding sequence GTGGCGAACGAGGAAATCACCCAGGGCCTGGCGACCATCGTTGAGGAGGTCGCCGGTGTCGACGCCGAGGAAGTCTCCGTCGAGAAGTCGTTCGTCGACGACCTGGACATCGACTCGCTTTCCATGGTGGAGATCGCCGTCCAAGCCGAGGACAAGTTCGGGGTCAAGATCCCCGATGACGAACTGGCCAACCTCAAGACCGTGGGCGATGCGGTGGACTACATCGTCAAGAACGCATGA
- a CDS encoding beta-ketoacyl-[acyl-carrier-protein] synthase family protein translates to MTTKDVVITGMGATTPLGGDVASTWDGLLNGASGGRTIAEDWVDTYELPARIAAPLAVEPSEVLPRVRLRRMDRCEQVALIAARQAWADAGFELPDEENQSVDPDRLGVSIGTGVGGPSTLLDQHEVLKSQGLRKVSPLTVPMLMPNGPAAHVSLELKARAGVHTPASACASGAEGLANALDMIRAGRADVVVAGGAEACIRPITVAGFSQSRTLSTRNDDPEGASRPFDTDRDGFVMGEGSGVLVLESAEHAAARGARVYARLAGAGITADAYHITGSHPEGLGQINAINTAIGTGGLSTTDIEHVNAHATATVVGDVGEATAIRKALGDHVLLTAPKGALGHIVGGAGAVESIVTVLSLYNGVIPATRNLENPDPKVELEVVAGEPRQKALNAAVNDSFGFGGHNVALAFTRT, encoded by the coding sequence ATGACGACCAAGGACGTTGTGATCACCGGGATGGGCGCGACGACTCCGCTCGGCGGGGACGTCGCGTCCACCTGGGACGGTTTGCTGAACGGTGCCAGCGGCGGCCGCACGATCGCCGAGGACTGGGTCGACACCTACGAGCTGCCCGCCAGGATCGCGGCGCCGCTCGCCGTGGAGCCCTCCGAGGTGCTCCCCCGGGTGCGCCTGCGGCGCATGGACCGCTGTGAGCAGGTCGCGCTCATCGCCGCGCGGCAGGCGTGGGCGGACGCCGGGTTCGAACTGCCCGACGAGGAGAACCAGTCGGTCGATCCCGACCGGCTCGGGGTCTCCATCGGCACCGGAGTGGGCGGGCCCAGCACGCTGCTCGACCAGCACGAGGTCCTGAAGTCGCAGGGCCTGCGCAAGGTTTCCCCCCTGACGGTGCCGATGCTGATGCCCAACGGCCCGGCCGCGCACGTGAGCCTCGAGCTCAAGGCCAGGGCGGGGGTGCACACGCCCGCCTCGGCCTGCGCCTCGGGCGCCGAGGGGCTGGCCAACGCGCTCGACATGATTCGGGCGGGGCGTGCCGACGTCGTGGTCGCCGGTGGCGCCGAGGCCTGCATCCGGCCGATCACCGTGGCCGGGTTCTCGCAGTCGCGCACGTTGAGCACCCGCAACGACGACCCCGAGGGGGCCTCGCGTCCGTTCGACACCGATCGGGACGGCTTCGTGATGGGCGAGGGCTCGGGCGTGCTGGTGCTGGAAAGCGCCGAGCACGCCGCGGCCAGGGGAGCCAGGGTCTACGCCCGGCTCGCCGGGGCGGGCATCACCGCCGACGCCTATCACATAACCGGTTCCCACCCGGAGGGTCTCGGGCAGATCAACGCGATCAACACGGCCATCGGAACGGGCGGACTGTCCACCACGGACATCGAGCACGTCAACGCGCACGCCACCGCCACGGTGGTGGGGGACGTGGGAGAGGCCACGGCCATCCGCAAGGCGCTCGGGGATCACGTGCTGCTCACGGCTCCCAAGGGAGCACTGGGACACATCGTCGGCGGAGCCGGCGCGGTGGAAAGCATCGTGACGGTGCTTTCGCTGTACAACGGGGTGATTCCTGCCACGCGGAACCTGGAGAACCCCGACCCGAAGGTCGAGCTCGAAGTCGTCGCGGGCGAACCGCGGCAGAAGGCGCTGAACGCCGCGGTCAACGACTCCTTCGGCTTCGGCGGCCACAACGTCGCACTGGCCTTCACCCGGACGTGA
- a CDS encoding acyl-CoA carboxylase subunit beta — MTALASHQETSGIDWDPRDPELRLSQLLDADSSVPLYERDSSGVLAVRGRINGSPVIAYCTDGTVKGGAMGSAGCSRIVGAIDTALEEGCPVLGLWHSGGARIPEGVESLDGMGRMFAAMIRASGRIPQISVVIGPAAGGAAYGPALTDVVIMAPAGRVFVTGPDVVRSVTGEEIDQEGLGGAETHGSKSGVVHVVASDEPDAYQRARRVTELVAEQGGFDHATTADRQDLRALLPETARRAYDVKPVIRGILDIDESGASVFEELQAKWAPNMVTGLGRLGGRTVGVLANNPIRKGGCLDSLSAEKAARFVRMCDAFGIPLVVLVDVPGYLPGVDQEWGGVVRRGAKLLHAFGEAVVPRVTLVTRKSYGGAYIAMNARSLGASAVFAWPEAEVAVMGARAAVGVLHRKEIAAAPEEEREALQDRLAEEHQRVAGGVDRARSIGVVDEVIDPSSTRERLARALASVPDKRGDHGNIPL, encoded by the coding sequence GTGACAGCGCTTGCCTCCCACCAAGAGACCTCGGGAATCGACTGGGATCCCCGCGATCCCGAGCTGCGACTTTCCCAGTTGCTGGACGCCGACTCATCGGTCCCGCTGTACGAGCGGGACAGCAGCGGCGTGCTGGCCGTGCGCGGCCGCATCAACGGCTCCCCGGTCATCGCCTACTGCACCGACGGAACGGTCAAGGGCGGTGCCATGGGGTCCGCGGGGTGCTCGCGCATCGTGGGAGCCATCGACACCGCGCTGGAGGAGGGCTGCCCGGTGCTCGGGTTGTGGCACTCGGGCGGTGCTCGAATCCCCGAGGGCGTGGAGTCGCTGGACGGGATGGGGCGGATGTTCGCGGCGATGATCCGGGCCTCCGGTCGAATCCCCCAGATCTCCGTGGTGATCGGCCCTGCCGCGGGTGGAGCCGCCTACGGGCCCGCGCTGACCGACGTGGTCATCATGGCCCCCGCCGGCAGGGTCTTCGTCACCGGACCCGACGTGGTGCGCAGCGTGACCGGTGAGGAGATCGACCAGGAGGGGCTGGGCGGTGCCGAGACGCACGGCTCCAAGTCCGGTGTGGTGCACGTGGTCGCCTCCGACGAGCCGGACGCCTACCAGCGTGCCCGCCGGGTGACCGAGCTGGTCGCCGAGCAGGGCGGGTTCGACCACGCCACCACGGCTGACCGGCAGGACCTGCGTGCGCTGCTCCCCGAGACGGCGCGCCGCGCCTACGACGTCAAACCCGTGATCCGGGGGATTCTGGACATCGACGAGTCCGGGGCGAGCGTCTTCGAGGAGCTCCAGGCCAAGTGGGCCCCGAACATGGTCACCGGGCTGGGCAGGCTCGGCGGCAGGACCGTGGGAGTGCTGGCCAACAACCCGATCCGCAAGGGCGGTTGCCTGGACTCGCTGTCCGCCGAGAAGGCCGCCCGGTTCGTGCGGATGTGCGACGCCTTCGGCATCCCGCTCGTGGTGCTGGTCGATGTTCCGGGCTACCTGCCCGGGGTGGACCAGGAGTGGGGCGGTGTGGTCCGCCGCGGCGCGAAGCTGCTCCACGCCTTCGGGGAAGCAGTGGTCCCCCGCGTCACTCTCGTCACCCGCAAGTCCTACGGCGGTGCCTACATAGCCATGAACGCCCGCTCGCTCGGTGCCAGCGCGGTCTTCGCCTGGCCGGAGGCCGAAGTGGCCGTCATGGGAGCCCGCGCCGCCGTGGGAGTCCTGCACCGCAAGGAGATCGCCGCCGCTCCGGAGGAGGAGCGCGAGGCGCTGCAGGACCGGTTGGCCGAGGAGCACCAGCGGGTGGCCGGGGGTGTCGACCGGGCCCGTTCGATCGGGGTCGTCGACGAGGTCATCGACCCGTCGAGCACCCGCGAGCGACTCGCGCGGGCACTGGCCTCAGTGCCGGACAAGCGCGGGGACCACGGCAACATCCCGCTGTAG
- a CDS encoding VOC family protein: protein MSTKLFLNLPVQDLNRSVGFFERLGFSFDQNFTDESATCMIVGDGVFVMLLTEPFFGTFTRKSVADANSTTEVITCLGLESRQRVDELVDEAFAAGAGAANEVMDEGFMYLRSFQDLDGHIWEVAWMDPEQAAPGRG, encoded by the coding sequence ATGAGTACGAAACTTTTTCTGAACCTGCCGGTGCAGGACCTGAACAGGTCGGTCGGTTTCTTCGAGCGGCTCGGCTTCTCGTTCGACCAGAACTTCACCGACGAGTCGGCCACTTGCATGATCGTCGGCGACGGTGTCTTCGTGATGCTGCTGACCGAGCCCTTCTTCGGGACCTTCACGCGGAAGAGCGTGGCCGACGCGAACAGCACGACCGAGGTCATCACCTGTCTGGGCCTGGAAAGCAGGCAACGGGTGGACGAGCTCGTGGACGAGGCCTTCGCGGCAGGAGCAGGAGCGGCAAACGAGGTCATGGACGAGGGGTTCATGTACCTGCGCAGTTTCCAAGACCTCGACGGCCACATCTGGGAGGTAGCGTGGATGGACCCCGAGCAGGCGGCTCCCGGGAGGGGATGA
- a CDS encoding DUF3145 domain-containing protein — translation MSTSELTSGVVYIHSAPGAVCPHVERAVADVLGTRCALRWTAQPAAPGQLRAEYVWSSAPGTGARLAAALLAWPILRFEITEDPSAGVDGERFSHVPDLGLWRGRTGANGDIVVGEDQLRTLVAECRDAESFRHRATELLGSSWDEALEPFRSSGEGPPVERLHSVG, via the coding sequence GTGAGCACGTCCGAGCTTACGAGCGGTGTGGTCTACATCCACTCCGCACCCGGCGCGGTCTGTCCGCACGTCGAACGGGCGGTCGCGGACGTGCTGGGTACCCGTTGCGCGCTGCGCTGGACGGCCCAGCCTGCCGCCCCGGGACAACTGCGGGCCGAGTACGTCTGGTCGAGCGCCCCGGGGACGGGAGCTCGACTGGCCGCGGCGCTGCTGGCGTGGCCGATACTGCGCTTCGAGATCACCGAGGACCCCAGTGCGGGGGTCGACGGGGAGCGCTTCAGCCACGTCCCGGACCTGGGGCTGTGGCGGGGCCGGACCGGAGCCAACGGCGACATCGTGGTGGGGGAGGACCAGCTGCGCACCCTGGTCGCGGAGTGCCGGGACGCCGAATCCTTCCGGCACCGGGCCACGGAACTGCTGGGCAGTTCGTGGGACGAGGCGCTGGAGCCCTTCCGGAGCTCGGGGGAGGGGCCACCGGTCGAACGGCTGCACAGCGTCGGCTGA